The genome window ACCAGTCGCTTGCGCAGATCCAGACTGAAGCTCTTCATGAGCTACACTCTACCATCCTCCTCAATATGCGACAAATTAAATAGAAAATGCTCTAGCTGCGTACCGCAGGCGGGCGTCGGCGCTGCGATGGAGATGCTGCGTGATTTTGAGCTTCCCTTGCGGTGCCGGGTTACCTCCATCGGGATAGTCGAGCTTCGTCCTGTGAGGCTCCTGCATGAATGCATGCTGCGCTGACTTGGACTCGAACGTCACTCCAGCACTTCCCCAAGGACCGTGCCTTCCACATTCGGGATCTCCAGCTTCAGCAACTTCGCGATGGTGGGAGCGACATCGAGATTCGCCATGCGAGGGATGACCACACCGCGTTTGATGCCGGCTCCGGAGGCGATGAAAATGCCATCGAGCTCAGGGTCGCTATTCAGGTAGCCGTGGGTGCCGCCGTAGTTCGTGGTCGGACCGGTCGTGTCCTCCCCTGCTGCAGAGGCATTGAAAGCATAGCCAGCCTTGGGGTAAAGGATGAGATCACCCATCCCTTGATTCTCTGAGGGGAGTGGCATGCCCAGCGTAGGACCTTCGGTGCCATCGATGACCTTGTCGATGCCTTCGGCAGTGGCGAAGAGTTCCTTCAGTTTGGGAAGGAGCTCTGCTTTGCGGGCCGGATCCGTGACGTACACGAAGCACATGCCACCTTGCGTCATGGCGGCGGCTTCGCAGGTGGTGATTTTTGGTCCGAGCGCGGTGAGGTGCCCCGCCTTCTTCAGCACCACATTGGGGTAGATGTACTTGTTCACTTTCTTGAACCCGTGATCCGTGCTGATGACGAAGGTGGTCTTGTCGCGGAGACCGCTTTCATCAACGGCTTTCACGAGATCTCCAATGAGCCGGTCCGCATAGGCCAGCGCGGTGTAGCCCGCATGGGAGGCAGGTCCATAGACATGATGGGAGAGGTCCGTGTTGAGCACGTGGAACATCAACAGGTTCGGCTGGTGTTTCTTGAAGACGTAACAGGCTGCGTTCGTCCACATGGTGTCGATCCAGGCGATGTTCTTCCGCTGAGGACCGAGTTGCATCCAGCTGATTTGTTCGGGCGTGATGGCGCCTGCGGCGATCATCTCCTGCTCCAGCTTACCCTCGGGCGTTGGCAGTTCGGGAAAGCTCCAGTGGATGGTCTTGGCTTTCGTCACCGCAACCCAGTCCACCTCGGCGGTGGTGAGTCCCTTTTCATACGCAAGATCATACAAGGTCGGCGCAAAGACCATGTCTGTCTTGTCTGCCCACTGCTCGATCTTCGGCGGCTTGTCTGGTCCCTGACGCACCAGCAATCCATTGAAAAGCACGCCATGTTTGCGCGGGTTCACCCCGGTAACGAGCGTGGTGTGATTGATCCAGGTGATGGACGGATTGGAAACCGTCATCGCCTCCGCCTGCGCTCCTTCTGCAGCCAGCTTGCGAAGATTGGGCACGGGAAGCGCGGGCTCTTTCCAGATCCACGCCGGGAATCCGTCGATGCTGATCAAGATGACGTGGCGGTCCTTGGGCTCAAGTTGCGCCGAGGCAGGAGCGAGAAGGGCAGCGGCTGTAATCAGGGAGAGAAAGGAACGGCGCAGCATGGGATGTGATGAAGTAATGGGCAGAAACCAACGGCCCTGCACCGGGGATTCTTCCAGTGCTCAGCGTTCACTTGCTCATGCGTAGCGGTCCACCGGGACGTGCCTCCGTGAGCTTCCCATCGCGAATCACCGGCACACCATCTACGAGCACATCCGTGAATCCTTCCGCGTGATGATGAGGATCTTCATAAGTGGCGATGTCCTTCACCTTCTCAGGATCGAGGATGACGAGGTCTGCCCAAGCGCCCGGACGAATCACACCGCGATCCTCCAGTCGGAACGTCTGCGCGGGAAGTGAGGTCATCTTGCGGATGGCTTCCTCCAGCGACACGAGTTTCAACTCCTGCACGTAGCGATGCAGAACACGGGCGTTGTTTCCGTAGCTGCGCGGGTGCGGCATGTCCTCGCCCAGCTTGCGCGGGTTTCCATCGCTGGCGAACATGGTGAGGGGATGTTTGAGGAAGGCTGCGAGATCGTCCTCATGCATGCCGTGATACACGGCGGTGCCACCACCTTCGCGCTCGATCTCGAGGATGAGTTCGATCTGATCTTCCAACGAATCTGAGCCGCGCTTGATCCGGGTGGCTTCGGGAATGGTCTTGCCATTGAGCGAAGGATCCGCGGGATAGCGCGCGATCACGGCATAGCTGTAGTCGGTGCGGCCGAGGCGTTCGCGAGACTCCTGCATGCCTTTGAGGATTTTCGCTTTCTCTTCGGGATCCTCGCAGCGCTTGATGAAGTCCTGGCGGGTGCCTTCACGCGCTTCATCGGGAATGAGCTGTCCCAGGCCTGTGCTTGAGGCCGTGTAGACATATTGATCGTGGGTGATGTGCAGTCCTTCCGCCCGTGCCTTTTCCAGCAGCGCAAAGACTTCCGCGGACTTTCCCCAGGCGGTCGGCGCACTGAGCTTCAGGTGGGAGACCTGCGCGCGGATGTTCGCTTCGCGGGCCACCTGCACGAACTCCTCCAGTGCGCCGAAGATCTTCACCGTCTCCGCCCGCATGTGACTCGCGTAGATGCCGCCATGCCCGGCAGCCACCTTGGCGAGTGCGACGATCTCGTCCGTCTTCGCAAACGTGCCCGGCACATAGATAAGCCCTGTGCTCAGTCCCACGGCACCGTCGTCCATGGCCTTTGCCACCATGGCACGCATGGCGTCGAGTTGTTCGGGATTGGGCGCGCGCAGGAAGCTGCCTCCCATGGCTTTTTCGCGGACGCTGCCGTGACCAATGAGCGCCGCCACATGCAGGGTGGGGCTGGCATCTTCCACCTCGTTGAAGAAAGCGCCGATGTCCGTGCGGGACATGCCGCAGTTTCCGGTGATGATCGTGGTCACGCCCATCCTCAGGAAATTCTCTGCCTCCGGAATGCGGGCGATCTTTTCCGAGTGCGTATGCACATCAATGAAGCCCGGCGCGAGCACGCGACCTTGGGCATCGATGGTGACATCCGCCGTACCCTTCACCTCACCGATGACAGCAACGCGTCCTTCCTTCACCGCCACGCTGCCGGAGTAGATCTTTCCCCCGGTGCCATCTGCGATGCGAGCGTTGTGGATGAGGAGGTCGTAGTCCGCGGCGGAGGAGAGCGGTGCGACCAGCGCAGCCAGTGCAAAAGCGAAACAATGCCGGAAGAGGGCCTTGGTCATGGACAGACGAAACGCATCAGGTCCTGCGACTCTGGCACAGTGGATGGCGGCGGGCACGCAAAGATGACGTCTTATTCAGTTGATGAAATCGGTCACTGGCTGGCATCGTAAGCAACATCTCGTCATGACTCCTCGCACCCTCCTCCAACGCTACGCCCGCCCTCTCATGGCTGCCGCCCTTGCCACTGCTGCCGCGCTTCCCTGCGCTGCCACGGAAATCATCGCCCACCGCGGATATTCTGCAAAAGCGCCTGAGAACACTGTGGGGGCTTTCAACCTCGCCTGGGAATCCGGCACGGATGCCTGCGAGCTGGACCTCTACCTGACCAAGGATGGCCAGATCGTGATTCTTCACGACAAGGACACGAAGCGCACCACTGGCGTGTCCAAGGTGGTGGCCGAGTCAACGATGGAGGAATTGATCCAACTCGACGCGGGCTCCTGGAAAGACCCGAAATGGAAGGAGGAAAAGATCCCTGTCCTGCAGCAGTGTCTGGCCACGCTGCCGGAGGGAAACAAGCGCTTCTACCTGGAGATCAAATGCGGCCCTGAGGTGGTGCCCGCCCTCGCTCGCACGCTCGGACCGTGGCAGTCACGCGCGAACCAGCTCGCGGTGATTTCCTTCAATGCTGAGGCTGCAGCCGCCACGAAGAAGGCGCTTCCCTGGATGAAGGTCTATCTGCTCGCCGGAGGCAAGGACAAGGAAAAGAAGCCCCGCACGGATGTGACCCCGTTTATTGAGCAGGCGAAAAAGCTCGGGTTGGATGGTCTCGACCTTGGGCAGGACTGGCCGTGGTCCGAGGCGTTTGTGAAACAGATCCGCGATGCTGGACTCGGCGTGCTCGTGTGGACCGTGAACGATCCGGCCAAGGCGAAGGAACTTGCCGCCATGGGCGTGGAAGGCATCACCACGGATGACCCCGTGCTCATCCGCGAGGCGCTCGCAAAGAAGTGAGCCGCGAAGCGGTAATGGCTGAAAGCAAAAAGTCCGGTGGGAGCCACCGGACTTTTTTTGTTTGGAAGATAGCGGCTGACGAATCGAGCTTAGCCCTTGGCAACGGACTCCACCTTGCCGTGGGAGCTCTGCACCGTGACCTTCTTGCCCACGAGCTTGTCGAGGTCTTCAGCGCCCTTGGTGGAAGGGGTGAGGGTACGGGTGACGTCCTTGCCGTCCACGTCGATGGTGATCTGCTTCTTCTCGGCGTTCACCGCCTTGAGTTTGCCCTTGTCGGTGTCGATCTTGCCGCAGCCAGCAAAGGAGGTGCCCAGAGCGAGGGCAAAAGCGGCGGCGATGGTCAGGATGTATTTCATAAGGCGGAGAGATGGAATTGGACCTGCCGCATGGCGGCATGCCAGCAGCAGACACAAAACGCACGAAAAGGGCAAGACTTATATTCGGGAGCAAAATAATTGCTGATATTCGGGCGGATGGGCCGTTTGAACTCAGCCAACCCGGCATTTCAGCCAGTGCTCATGAATCGCTTTTTCCTTCGCCCGCTCCTTGGACTTTGCTTCGTCCTGCTCGCCACCAAGGCGGCGGCGCATCCCATTCCAGATGTGCCCGTGCGGGCCTCTTTTGAGGACGGAGGGGCCTGCCGCATCCAGGTGGAGGTGGATCCACGCTGCTTCGACCTCGACCCTGAGATCGCGCCGTACCTGCTGAACAGCGCGTTGAAGACCATGCCAGAGGCCGAGCGCGCTGCGCTTCTGGCTCAGGCTGGGGAGTTTCTGAAGCGGACTGCGGACTTTCATTTTGAGCCGTCGGGGGCGTTCACGCCGGAGTTCAAGTTTGAGTTCACTACCCACAATGCCCAGCCGCTCACCAAGGATGACGATCCTGTGGTAATGACCGGCAACTGGAGTGCCACCGTGCCCACCGGCTCGAAAGGTTATCAGATCTACGCCAGGCCTGAGGGTAAACTGAGCGTGCTCTTCTTGAACAGCTTACGCGGTAAGGAGGTGTCCCGCACGATGGTCCTTTTTCCCAAGGAAAAGAGCTTCATGCTGGACCTCATTGGAAACAGCCATGAACTGCCGCCGGAAAAGCCGGCTGGCAGCACCACCAGCGCGGCGGGCAGTGGGGATGATAGAACGGCTGGCGTCACCAGCCTTCTCAAGCAGGGGTTCTTGCAGGTGGTGGCGCGGGGTTATGACTTCATCCTTTTTGTCCTCGCGATGTTCCTTTTGGGCCGGGGATTCAAGGAGCTGTTCCCCCAGCTCGTGGTCTTTGTGGGGGCACATAGTCTGGGTCTCTGGTTGGAGGCGTTGCATGGGGTGCATGTTCCGGCTTCCATCGCGCAGGCAGGAATTGCTGTTGGGGTGATCGTGCTGGCGCTGGCGAATGTGCTCCACTCGCAGTGCACGTGGTGGCGCGTGGCCCTGGTGGCGGTCTTTGGGTTGTTCCCTGGGTTTGTGCTCGCGCACAGTTTTGCGGCGCTGACCCATGGTGCCGCTTCGTTGACGCTGAGCCTCTTGGGATTCCATTTGGGGGTGGAGCTCGGCCTGCTCGCCATCATCGTGGTGGCCTTGCTGGTCACGGCGTGGGCAGGGAATGCCAGGCTGTTCCGCTGGGCCGTGGCCGTCCCGGGATCCGTCGCGGTCGCCGCGGTTGGATTGTGGGCGATAGTGGGCCGGATAGGCTGGCTCAGTCCCTGACCTGATAAAACAAGCGGCTCAAGGTTTGAGCGCGCCCTGTTTGATGAACCACGCTTTGATCAGGCGATACACTTTGTCTGCCTTTTCACCGTGGAGGTTGTGGCCGAAGCCGGGGAAGATGTGGCGTTCATTCGGCACCTTCTGCTGGTCCAGCGCTTCTTTCAGCCGGGCGGAGTTCTCCGGGAGCACCGTGGTGTCCTGATCTCCGTGGAGGATGATGAACGGGGTGCGGATTTTCTTTGCCGCCACCACTGTGGGCGAGGGGAACCCTGTCTGTGTGACCACGCCGCCTGCGGAGATCGCGGCTGCCGCAATCTCATCCGGCACCTCAGCAGCGAGCCCGACGGTGAGGAAGGCACCCATGCTGTTGCCATACACACAGATGCGTTTGGCATCCACTTCCTGCAGGCTGCGCAGAATGGCCAGGCAGGCTTTGGCACGTCGAATGTTCTCCGGGCTCGCACCGAACTGCGAACGGTCGGCACCTGGCTGCGGGCGCGCATGGGTGAGATCCGTGGCGA of Roseimicrobium gellanilyticum contains these proteins:
- a CDS encoding alkaline phosphatase family protein; this encodes MLRRSFLSLITAAALLAPASAQLEPKDRHVILISIDGFPAWIWKEPALPVPNLRKLAAEGAQAEAMTVSNPSITWINHTTLVTGVNPRKHGVLFNGLLVRQGPDKPPKIEQWADKTDMVFAPTLYDLAYEKGLTTAEVDWVAVTKAKTIHWSFPELPTPEGKLEQEMIAAGAITPEQISWMQLGPQRKNIAWIDTMWTNAACYVFKKHQPNLLMFHVLNTDLSHHVYGPASHAGYTALAYADRLIGDLVKAVDESGLRDKTTFVISTDHGFKKVNKYIYPNVVLKKAGHLTALGPKITTCEAAAMTQGGMCFVYVTDPARKAELLPKLKELFATAEGIDKVIDGTEGPTLGMPLPSENQGMGDLILYPKAGYAFNASAAGEDTTGPTTNYGGTHGYLNSDPELDGIFIASGAGIKRGVVIPRMANLDVAPTIAKLLKLEIPNVEGTVLGEVLE
- a CDS encoding N-acyl-D-amino-acid deacylase family protein; the protein is MTKALFRHCFAFALAALVAPLSSAADYDLLIHNARIADGTGGKIYSGSVAVKEGRVAVIGEVKGTADVTIDAQGRVLAPGFIDVHTHSEKIARIPEAENFLRMGVTTIITGNCGMSRTDIGAFFNEVEDASPTLHVAALIGHGSVREKAMGGSFLRAPNPEQLDAMRAMVAKAMDDGAVGLSTGLIYVPGTFAKTDEIVALAKVAAGHGGIYASHMRAETVKIFGALEEFVQVAREANIRAQVSHLKLSAPTAWGKSAEVFALLEKARAEGLHITHDQYVYTASSTGLGQLIPDEAREGTRQDFIKRCEDPEEKAKILKGMQESRERLGRTDYSYAVIARYPADPSLNGKTIPEATRIKRGSDSLEDQIELILEIEREGGGTAVYHGMHEDDLAAFLKHPLTMFASDGNPRKLGEDMPHPRSYGNNARVLHRYVQELKLVSLEEAIRKMTSLPAQTFRLEDRGVIRPGAWADLVILDPEKVKDIATYEDPHHHAEGFTDVLVDGVPVIRDGKLTEARPGGPLRMSK
- a CDS encoding glycerophosphodiester phosphodiesterase, whose protein sequence is MTPRTLLQRYARPLMAAALATAAALPCAATEIIAHRGYSAKAPENTVGAFNLAWESGTDACELDLYLTKDGQIVILHDKDTKRTTGVSKVVAESTMEELIQLDAGSWKDPKWKEEKIPVLQQCLATLPEGNKRFYLEIKCGPEVVPALARTLGPWQSRANQLAVISFNAEAAAATKKALPWMKVYLLAGGKDKEKKPRTDVTPFIEQAKKLGLDGLDLGQDWPWSEAFVKQIRDAGLGVLVWTVNDPAKAKELAAMGVEGITTDDPVLIREALAKK
- a CDS encoding HupE/UreJ family protein, whose translation is MNRFFLRPLLGLCFVLLATKAAAHPIPDVPVRASFEDGGACRIQVEVDPRCFDLDPEIAPYLLNSALKTMPEAERAALLAQAGEFLKRTADFHFEPSGAFTPEFKFEFTTHNAQPLTKDDDPVVMTGNWSATVPTGSKGYQIYARPEGKLSVLFLNSLRGKEVSRTMVLFPKEKSFMLDLIGNSHELPPEKPAGSTTSAAGSGDDRTAGVTSLLKQGFLQVVARGYDFILFVLAMFLLGRGFKELFPQLVVFVGAHSLGLWLEALHGVHVPASIAQAGIAVGVIVLALANVLHSQCTWWRVALVAVFGLFPGFVLAHSFAALTHGAASLTLSLLGFHLGVELGLLAIIVVALLVTAWAGNARLFRWAVAVPGSVAVAAVGLWAIVGRIGWLSP